Part of the Nicotiana sylvestris chromosome 2, ASM39365v2, whole genome shotgun sequence genome, AATTGTAGATGAGCAGGATCCGAATTGAATCAATTGTCAACGAAATAGCTTAGAAAATACTGGTAAAGTCTTGAAGGGCCTATTTCCTGTCTTCCAGGACGCTAATTAGGTCCCAGATCCGCTGCATGGCTGCAGCCACAAGTGCAGGATTGATGGGAGGCAGGTGCTCCCAAAAGGCAGCAAGGGTTTGTTGCCTTTGTTCTATTTCGTTTTCGACGGCTTGAATTGATTCTTGAATTGTTGCAAGTCTTCCGACGATATCCATTTCAGTGTTGTTGGAATAAGTGTTACTGAAAGTATTTCTTTATGACTTCTACATCTCTCACGCAATTATCTGATCGATCTTTGAAGGACACAATGGAACTTTCCTCCTTGACTTCAGTTTAGGAATATTTTCATTCGAGAATGGAATGACCTATGTTGTAACGGAGTAGAGAAGGTGAACCAGCTTCCTTTGGTCTCCTCTCCCGTCAGGTCGAGTAGCTTTCGCTCCTTCTAACTTACCAGTTAGTGCACTAACTTAAACCTTGTTCTTGGAAGAAATGTCCTGCTAACATAGGGGCACTCCTATTAAGAAATAGAAGAGCCAATTTCTTTCTATTCGACGACACAATGCCTCACCTGCCCTCTGCTACACATCTCTTTCGTTCGCCCTAGACCCACCCACCAAATGGAACTCTGCCCTTTTTTGTTGGGTTAGAACGAGTGTGAAGTTAGAGAGGAAGAAAAGAGGGAAGAAAGAATATAGTAATATTTACCTTTCCCAGCTCTGAGAAATGGAGAAGGAATCAAAATTCTAGTGAACCCCTCAAACTCCGTAGGTAATTCGAGACAATTCAAGAAGAATATGATAAGCTAAGACAAAGAACTTGAACATTGACAATAGAAAGTTGAATACTACCATTCTTTCGCATTGACACTTCCGCGGAGTAGCCTAAAGAATCCCCTTTTCTACTTATTACTCCTATAGAATGAGAGATTCGATAACATTCACTGAGTAAAAAGAATCGTCCACCGGCCTAATGTCCGCCGCCTCTAGCCGATGCGCACTATAATGAGTTCAAATGCTTTCCTAGGTACAAGGAGATAGGCTACGAAGAATACCAAGATACTACCATATCTACATCACGTACAAGAGAtgatgaagaggttcacaaagatagagtttcGACATGTCCCTAGAATCAAGAATGAATTCGCAGATGCACTAGCCACTTTGTcctccatgatacaacacccggactagaatttcatcgatcccattctGGTAAAAAtacataatcagccagcttatcGTGCTAATGTCGAAGAAGAAATGAATGGAaatccatggttccatgatatcaagaaGTATTTTGCAAAAGGAGAATATCTGGAACACGAAAACCATACTCacaaacgcacacttcggaggttgtccaaccaTGTTTTTCAAAGAGGAGGAATTCTGTATAGAATAACTCTTGATCTAGGGCCATTACGGTGTTTTGACGCCAAAGAAGCCTCCAAATTACTTGACGAGATACATGCCAGTACCTGCagcccacatatgaatggtttcatcctagccaagaagatactcagagccggatacttttggatgactatggaaatgtaTTGCATCCGGTTTGTCTAGAAATGTCACCAATGCTAGATACATGCAGGTAGGATACAGGTACCTccaaatgaactcaatgcaacaagtgcaccttggcatTTTTGCTatctggggaatggatgtcatcggtccaatCGAACCCACCActtcaaatgggcacatgttcattctagtggccatcaactatttcacaaaatgggttgaagctgcaACTtgcaaagctgtaaccaagaaagccaTCGTAGATTTTGTtagggatcgtattgtttgtcgattcggggttcTAGAATCCATCATCATTGACAAtgctgccaatctcaatagtgacttgataaAAGCcttgtgtgaaaccttcaaaatcaagcacaagaattttacagcatacaggcctcaaatgaatggagacGTGCAGGCCgtcaaacaagaacatcaagaagatactaaggaagatggtagagaatcataaacaatggcacgagaagttaccatttgccttattgggatacTGTACCACAGTTCGCATGTCAATTGGGTAAACTCCTTACCTATTGGCTTACGGTACTAAAGTCGTCATCCCCGCctaggtagaaattccttctttgagAATTATACAAGAAGCTGAACTTAGTGATGCATAATAGATAAGGAGCCTCTATGAGAAATAAGCTCTCAttgatgggaaaagaatgaatgtagtatgtcatggtcaactctatcaaaaCAGAATGTTTAGAGCTtttaacaaaagggtcaaacctagAAAGTTCACACCGGGAGAGCTGGTGCTAAAACGGATCTTTCCCCATCAGgttgaagccaaaggaaaattctcacCCAACTGACAAGGTCTTTAtatggttcacagggtactaatAGGAGGATCACTCATACTCGCAGagatggacggagaaatttggccaaagcctatcaattcagatgtagtcaaaagatactatatGTAAACTGTTTGCATTTCttcatatgatgtaattgaactacgcttgacctgattcccatttaagagggaaTACGTAGGCAGCGCTGtgagttcggtcacaattcaataaaaaatttattttccccataatcaaaaactggggcagaattttgaggaccctcaaaattttaaaGCAAGTTCAGCCAACAGCAATGTACGCGGAATAGCGAGAAATTCGTCTAgttaactggggcagaattttgagaatggCCCACAAAATTCAATGTCAAGAAGATCGCAATGTCTCTAATAATGTCATAGTTATTGGTTCATCTGATCGATTTTTAAATTGCATATTACTATGTTTCAAATcactatgtatatatatttttgaaaactttatTATTTAGCCAAATTCTACCCAAGGTGACTCGAATATGACTCTAGTGCGGAGTGGAGCAAAGCAagcagacaaaggcacgaaccaacctcccccacaaaactcatgatttttctttggatgcaggaacaaggaataaccacaagtaCGCACACCTTAAAATCATTACCTGCATAACAACCGGACTGCCAAGcacaaatatatctccagctaagaaatattcttctcctacttgctatttgtctattgcatgagactaagcactgtctcaaaacttgcatgagactaagccccgCCTCCTCATTTGcacaaggctaagcattgccttccactTGCAAGAGACTAAGCACCGtctcgaatcttgcatgaggctaagcattgccttccccatgcatgagactaagcattgtctcctcttcttgaatgaggctaatccccgcctactcatttgcataaggctaagcatttccttccacttgcatgagactaagcattgtctcaaatcttgcatgaggctaagccctgcttcCTCATttccataaggctaagcatttacttccccctgcatgagactaagcactgtgtcaaatcttgcatgaggctaagccctgcctcctcattttcataaggctaagcattgctttCCACTAGCATGTGACTAAGCACTATCTCGAATCTTGCATGATGCTAAGCTATGCCTCTTTATTTGTATAagactaagcattgccttccccctacatgagactaagcactgtctccacttcttgcatgaggctaagccctgcctcctcaacTAAATAatgctaagcactgccttctattgcatgagactaagccatgtctcctcttcttgcatgaggctaagtcctgcctcctcaactgcataaggctatgcactgccttccattgcatgagactaagccctgtctctctttcttgcatgaggctaagcattgcctccccaaTTGCATAAGGGTAAGCTCTGCCTTTCCTTGCCTGATGCCTAATGCTATGCTACTAGAAATCTAGCACTATTTTGCCTTCTCGGGGCTAAGCTCTATCCCAATCAtatgcaagactaagctctgcctTGATTCTCTTATATGACCTATCATCATGTctctacatctcatgggctgaaatatcgccattttatccaaaggcatcatagtccgaAGGCGTCATCCTCATAGACtaaagacaccatgtcatggcctgaggatctctcaatatcgcacattattattcaaaggcatcatggttcagaggcaccattctaatagcccgagaacataatttcatggcatgcgaatcccttatctcatgattcatggcccgggacgtcatggtctcaggacatcatcctcaccatccaaagacaaccttcatggtccaaagggaattggcatcatgtttaaattctcacAATAATCCATATATATTTACACGCAtcatgttttaagttttgcaagTAATCCAGGAAGTAACtgttcttcaaacaggagcaatCTTTGCTCCGGTTTCCGTTTGCAATGTTCACATTCCGCAAATGTTTTAAACGTAACAAACCACCATCAGTTCCCACTTTTTACGTGCTCTATAACACATACGTTACGTTTCAGATTCACATGCATAACTTCACATAAATCCATCTGATATTATCCTTCCTAAAAGAACCCTTTCTGAAGCACATGACCATTCCCAAAACAAATCCATTGGTTTCATTCACTGTAGGCTCCAGAACTACACACGGCCTGATTCcagtaaaaccagggatatgtaggcagcttagaaaCTAGAGTGTAGCCTATATATTCCAAATCACTCCATCTGGTCAAAATCAATCATTattctttacccgataactctttcatcctttctgggtaaagaggggcaaatgttgatacccaatttttcctcatattttctcaaatatatatatatatatatatatatatatatatatatatatatatatactttcaaaatagtgcatatgCACCATCACTTAATTTATAAACATATAcaagcatttttattatataaatactcATTAATTACCTCATAAATTATTCTACAATGATTTTATCATCTAATTTCACTATTTACACCTATATtaggttttaaatattttttaacatatttttcataattacatttgtattttaaaggctaaaattgcacatttgcaataatagcctatatgtACTTATAATTAtcttatttatgccaaaataatcTTTGTATACATTTATAATGTTAGAtaactattttatttattttttatgcacaaatgatattcccatttatttatttattatttttacaaattatttattaattaaatttgggtatttaaataacaacccatttTTAGCCTATTTTTGGACCAACTCCCACGCCCAATTGCCTAAATACCTAGCCCAAAACCCCACTACCCCAGTCCCCATACCCGATTTTACACCCGACCCAATCTCCCTTAAATTCTGGTCGTTGATCTTTCAAGATCAACAATCCTCATTTATTCTCCCATTTTAAATTAACCACTCcaaccctaatcccctcattccCTAAACCCCGCCGCCCCTGAATGCTCTCTCCTCTTCTTCTCTTCTGTGGAAACCCGAGCATCGTCACATATTACCCCCTCTGATTCCAACCCAAAGTGGATCAATCAATGATTCCCTAACCATGTTGACCCTTCTCACTCCTGGTTACTCGCTTATGGTGTTACATAATTGCTTGCCTAACATGGTAAGTAGATCT contains:
- the LOC138885537 gene encoding uncharacterized protein encodes the protein MQVGYRYLQMNSMQQVHLGIFAIWGMDVIGPIEPTTSNGHMFILVAINYFTKWVEAATCKAVTKKAIVDFVRDRIVCRFGVLESIIIDNAANLNSDLIKALCETFKIKHKNFTAYRPQMNGDVQAVKQEHQEDTKEDGRES